A stretch of Candidatus Bathyarchaeota archaeon DNA encodes these proteins:
- a CDS encoding AbrB family transcriptional regulator translates to MALVKVDSQRRIYIPKDMPFEAGRALLVPFGSSFLLIPVPDRVVEIDVGASVEELRGRAEEKAREEAAVKLGRRGEG, encoded by the coding sequence TTGGCTTTGGTAAAGGTTGACTCTCAGAGGAGGATATACATCCCCAAAGATATGCCCTTTGAGGCGGGTAGGGCTTTACTGGTGCCTTTCGGATCCTCTTTTCTGCTTATCCCGGTTCCGGATAGGGTTGTTGAGATAGATGTTGGGGCTTCTGTTGAGGAGTTGAGGGGGAGGGCTGAGGAGAAGGCGAGGGAAGAGGCGGCGGTGAAGTTGGGGAGGCGTGGGGAGGGTTAG
- a CDS encoding type II toxin-antitoxin system VapC family toxin, translating into MLLESDIFIAYLKRGDWLKERAAAIIEAVEGGRLGQVQASTEVFHELYYVFVDYAPIEVLMVNLARLATIRNLIYVTPDYSTYLTALSLMDTYGMTSIFDAIYAATALSLNVPDHTIISTDKKYDAIKGIKRIDPQKLEI; encoded by the coding sequence TTGCTCCTAGAGTCTGACATATTTATCGCCTATTTGAAGAGGGGGGACTGGCTGAAGGAGAGGGCCGCTGCGATCATAGAGGCTGTTGAGGGGGGTCGGCTGGGTCAGGTTCAGGCCTCGACTGAGGTCTTCCATGAGCTCTACTATGTCTTCGTGGATTATGCGCCTATTGAGGTGCTCATGGTGAACCTGGCGAGATTGGCCACGATCAGGAACCTGATCTATGTTACGCCGGACTACTCCACCTATCTCACGGCATTAAGCTTAATGGACACCTATGGGATGACCTCGATCTTCGATGCCATATATGCGGCCACAGCCTTAAGCCTGAATGTGCCGGATCATACGATAATATCAACGGACAAGAAATACGATGCGATAAAGGGGATAAAAAGGATAGATCCACAGAAGCTAGAGATTTAA